The genomic region ATGTGTTCCCTGTAAAATCTAGATAGGCtccaatttgattgttttaacatccattttgcaaaatgttCATGCTTCAGAATGTCATTGTAGTTTATTAGTTTAAAGTGCaatgaattataaatgttatttatacgACTcatgctattgttattttaatttatttcacatttatgtacacatatatgcTCTACTATTTAATAACCTTTGCCATTtcccatttcaataaaatttgtcaaaacaaatatggtggctgcTGATATTGAAATTTTTTCACTGCATCTCATCTATGGTATTAgaggtttaaaggttttttccCCGATTTTACTCATATTTTTGTGCTTGCATCCTATTTATGTGAGCGTCTTATATACAGTAATTTACAGTAACTGTGAAGCACTTACCCAGTGTTGGACATGGACCTGCCAGTGTTTTCAAATCCCTCACACTGATGGTCATCCTCAAATCTGTGGCGTAGACAGTAGTTCTGCTGGCACTTGTCACACTTGACCGGTATCATCTCTTTCACCTTACACCCCTTCATTGAGCACTTGTTCGTGTAAACCTGAGGTAGGACAAGGTAAAGTTTATTTTGCATTTCCAAGACAACAGGTAAGGCAAGAttctattatattttgtttctcaGACTGGTATTGTCCACAGGAGGAatggaaataaatatcaattttgaattaGAGCAAGTTAACTTCATGGTTCATAACTctgttatttgaattttatttcaagttctataaatcttttaagtttattgaaaatgttgacCCGAATgccaaaaaacatttaaaaattaaagtaatCAAACTGTACCCCTAGTATTGCAGCCATGTTGGGCATAAAAAGATGGCAagatttttgttcaaattggAAATTTATTCTTTTCATCCTAAAATGCAAACCAGTTGCTCTCCTGAATTACTAAACTAGAGTACCATAATCATATGTCCACCATGGCTGTTTTCCCAGTtgatcaagggacataactttttttttttttcttgacatgatttaaaaacaacaacagatgaaCAGGACTTTTTCCACACATCTACCTGTGACCCTGCTCACCCATACCTTTCTTCTTTCCTTGGCGGGGTCTGACTGGCAGTCACTGTCAATGTGTCTCCCTACCACCACATCTGGCACCTCCCCTTTCTTCAGCGGGATTGGCTTGTTGCATAGTGGACACACAGGCACCTGGTTGTCCTGGTTACAACAAATGGTGATCAAGTTAGAACAATGTCCATTTCCATGCAgtcatattaaattatattctgACTGGAAGAGAGAATGAGTGGGCTTATTTCATAGTAAATTTTGAGAATCACATTTATAagtaagttttctttttaaaatgtgtttctaCAGAAATCTTTCAGTACAAATTTTCCttttaataagtatttattttatttaaatccttATTTGAATTTCCTAAAAAATAACCTTAAATAACTAATATAACTAATAAGGATTTTAAGTTTTTGAACTGTTGAGGtagaataatgaaaaaaacagtcTGTGCTTTCAACTTACACACTATAACCTTATTCATGGTCACAGCATAACTTTTTTATGTGGACACACTTGTGTAGAAAGGGAAGAATTTCACACACTGGGAGTCTcttaattaaacaaatgaagtttgtcaaataacatatttatataattctttGGGGCTTTATAAAGCATTTCTAATTAAGTTAATGGAACTTGCCATTACATGATTTCCCCAAGCTGTTTCTACATGTAACCTATTTATAGCGACCATAATCCCCAACAGTcatgtaattaatatttaagcTGATGTCCATGAACAGCTGCTGGTCGTTCTTCTTTGGGTTTATCTGGATAACCATACAGTTtatataaacttgtttaaaatgtatcacACAGCCTTATCATGTTATCTATACAAACAACAGAGTGATCATACAAGAGTACtcattctaaaaataaaaaaaatatatataaaggacaatatttgttttcaggtTTAGATAGCAAAACATTAAACTGagcaccaaaagttatatttcatgagTGCTCACAAGCAACTGACACCACGCTGATAGCGATAAGGCTACGCCTACAGTGTCACATGACTCTTAAGTAAGAGCCCTCCGACCATAGCAGAAGAAGACAATtataatacaaaagttataCTTGATAATCAGATATAAAAGCATGGAACTCGgcaaaacatagcaataaaagtattacattatattatttcatcaaaattaattgaatGCAATGTTTGATTCAGGTAGAAAAGATTTAAtgtcaaaactttaaaataatttatttctaaataacattgGAATACTGTTTCAGCACAAGTCTCTTTTTAAAGGAAAAGGGaaacaaaacgtgtattaaTTGTCTTTACgacatttgtttatatcaaatgtCAAAACTCAAATGGATTTTCTTGTTTTGCTTCCTTTCTCTATTAAGAATCACctgttttttttacagaagtTTGATGAATTATTAGTATTAATATCAGTTTCAGTTTCCGTTTGATGGCAATATCAGCAAAAAGTACATGCTTTTGGCcaaaattttaatcaaatttcacaaatatccatattaaataaaatgccaAACTGTTCTAACGAGCAAGAAAGAAGTTAGAAATGATCATAGTCATTATCACAAGTGTATACTTAGatagtgtaaaaataaaaaaattgcatGATGTATTATATACTAATACTGattacatataataatatttccaatttaaagacaaatggaaaatatacatatataatgtatggttaaataaaagattaatacattttaaggGTTGAAAAAGTCTACTTAAAGAAAGGTAACATTGTTATCAAACaagtacaataaaatacaatgcataatttgagcagctttaagggaaaatgtcagtatttcggTTTTTGTTTGTCAATCATTGTGCCCCAGTTAGCACCATGTTGTCAGCAATATCtgaacaatttaataaaatatgtatggaCCAAAATGCCAGCTGATTTGACCGGAAAACATCAAAATCAAAAGGTGTcgtctactggtcatgcccaacctccatgtcaagttagACTCTCATGCAGACATTATCAAGTTAtcaatcgaaaaaaaaataacgttcACGGTTATATAAACCTTTTAACCTTATAGTGACCTGAATCattaggggccatctactggtcacacctaacctccatgtcaagtttaagaAACATAGGTCTAAGCCTGAaacctgaaaatcaataggagtcatccaCTGATCTTGCTAAACCTAAATCAGGTTTGAGGATCTTACATGTAGGTATTGctggcattgttgagttatctctcagacaagctttttgcattcCAGGTCAATATGTCTACTTGtcaaacctccaagtcaagtttgagaaCCATAGGTCAAGGCactgtcaagttatcactcgttCAAACTTTGGTCTTAATACCAACTTACTGAAATACTGACTGAtcgaccaacatgtgcaaagcaatgtccttttaggcatataataaaaaacctATTTCTATGCAAGATCATAATATAGTACTGTACACCTTGTACaccaaagtaaatatttttctcaAGGCTTTGCCACatgtgaaatatagcttttgtgCTCACTAAGTGAAATAtatatgatcttacactgaaaaaaacaattacaccttgtacatttttattcaagaaaataaaaacattttaatttgacaaaaacaCTTTGAACTGCTATTAAAAAATAACCATTATTGTAGAATCAATAAGTAGGAATTCATTCATGGTAAATATACCTTTTTGTATGATTCTGGGCAGGAATGGGTCGCATAGTGGATGTGGTCATTGCTGAAAAAAGATGGGTAGTAAACTTTCACATGAACATGGTATAATAGCTGGACAATAAACAGACACATGAACATGGTATAATAGTACCAGGAATCAGAATATGGAACCGTTCatttgacctttttttattgtagacattttaattattttaacttacatatatattataatttatgtaactACAGTTGAACACCACTATTCCAAACACATTTTATctgaaattatcgctatttcaaaattattttttcggtcccgattttactactttgtttcattaaatttttgGTCTTTAATCCGAAATTGCTTGTCCAAaataatcgctattccgaagAAAAAATTACGgtcccgatttggtatttcacacctatttatcaatcctTATATCAAACTCGatcatgtcatagtttttcacaccatactgcgAATGCATTCAGGCATTggcttgaggtgacaatggagcacaattagcgcttgttaaagaatggcattgagcacgcgtatgttacaaacatcgatgtcagaaaatgagcgattcatttGGGTGACGTGGTGTGTATATAACTGCTTGTTAACACAATCtgaatatcattcgaaaatgtCTATCTTATCAGATTCCATCGCCGCATTGCTCACTTGACCCGTTACCGAACAATCCGAATCCGGTAACCAACCCACGAGGATATCTGGATCGGTAATAAAAGGGAAGGGTGCTAAACGGCGCCACAATTGGAAAAGCTACTAGGAGAAGTATGACGCAATAAAAGAAGTGGAGGGTGGAATGAaacctaaataaaaaaatcgccGAAGCATATGGCATACTGATGAGCACACTTTCCACATGGCTTGTcaattattaaacactaaatcaacaaatatttttgtatacaaaaGATAACTCAAACCGAGTGTATCATATTGGTAACATGTAACcaacattgcaatcttcacgacttagtatttcacgccatctataattcgcgaacgctgtcaTTTGCGCAAAATTGTTTATCCAAACACCGCTTTATTGAAGTAATTTGTTGGGTCCCTACGATTTCGTATTAACGGTGTTCAAATGTTTATGAATGTAAATTCTTGtatttaacacaaacaaaactTACCAGAATATCATGGAGCAGGCATCACACTTCATAGGAAGGAAATCTGAAATGTAAATCATATAGCttataaacaagttaaacaattgCCATGGTACAAAATATCTATAACAAAATCATACATTGCGTAATAATTTCACTTTGTTAGCATAGACATATTATCTAAGCTAATGTATTGTTACGTTATATTCACTTCCATATTGTTTACCAATGCTTTATCAAACTTTATAGTCTGTTGTAACAAATGTTCCCATGGCAAATAAAGgtaattgttgttattgttggcGTTGTATTTGCTGAATTTTTCAGGTGAAACAAAGCTGCAATAATGAGCATTCAAGGATACTTTctttataatgcaccagtcaattgtaaccacggccccccccccaggtctggggaatagcggggactttgacttccggtccagccaaacccgggtaaaatccaCGCTATGCGACGAACAGatagtaaaatccccgccaaatgcccccgcacccatgGGACCTTAGGTTAGGcctattccccgctatatttttgcgaacacaaaaccaccataatcacccggcactgcggggccacctggaaggtaaaaacacggcccatttcccgggctatccctggtatacccccggacctgtgggggggccgtggttacaattgactggtgcattataaagAAAGTATTTAGCTTTGCAGCTTTGTTTCACCTGTTTGTAAGGCTGACGTTCGAAACACGAACTCGAATTCACTTTATTTCCTGACAGTGAAAATAGCTCATAGAATTTTTATCACTGTTAATCAAGTAAGGCAAAAGTCCCACTTATATAGAATAATCTAATTCAAAAATGAGAACAGAATCCAGTACTGTACaatatttgatacaaaaatatcaacaacaaaaagtcaatgaacagataaaaaacaattacaaaattaaGACAATCTCACCAAGTTGTTTACAGTCTTTTTGATGGCAATGTGTTCCTAGGTGAGGCAACtccattttcttttcttttagatggatattttactgttttctcCTCTGACTCTTGTTTTCGCCAAAATCACGGAATGACTTGCCAGATTGGAAGTTCTAGTTCTATTTATAGGTTAGTTTAATTCTATTTATGGAACTTAGCCTCGTTGTGAAATAGAATATTCACGAAAAATATTTAGCAAAACGTTATGTTCTAAAACGGGTATTAAAACCGCTGTCCGGCaagtcggggggggggggtgtgtgtgtgtgtatatatatattgtattttgcacggttagctcagtcggttcAGTGAtacgggttcgattcccgggcggaccaggtcacttctgttgtgattggttatgaaatcctttctacgaccattcccATCGAGCCgtgtttaaaatgttgacatgTTATTTGTAAGAGTCACCAGTGAAAACCCCCGTATGTAATACATGTGTTAGGGAAAATTCAAGGACTTCATTCATAGAGTTctcaaattgaataaatgagATCTGGGACAtgtaatcttactcccagatgAGAAGTACAGTACGTGTTTACTTTCTTTAAAAGGCATTTATACACAACAAAGGCACCATTTTACGAAACGGTAACTTTGTATGATTTGTTCTCAAGTAAAAAGACTTAATTACTAAACAGGGTTTTGAATCCCGTATCTTTCGCCCCCGCAGTCGACAATAGAGCCGATAaaaaatacacaggaaattgtgACCCCAGTGCAATAAGCAGGAGATGAACAGCAGGGGACGTTCGTGTCAAATAGAACCTGGTCAAATAGGCCCTAGACTAGGAAGCGTCAAACATTCCTTAATGAATGAAATTAGATATAGATAGTTCTTTCTTTTTatctagtagtagtagtagtagtaatggtagtagtagttttattcgtgcattatgtcaataacagtacattttacatcaatataagatatatcacatattgtacatatttgcatgatatttagagtcctaataagttatatcacagaatgtttaacatgaaatacataatactaGATCTACTAAAACAAGTATTACTTCTGGTGTTAATGATAAAGCTATCtaatttattaccaaataaagttttaccaaataaagtttaacataataaatggcATTGCACAGGATAACCCGTATAGATTTGCACAAGTACAAAAGCTTATTTGCAACGGGGTCCATGTCTAAGGAATTAAAGTTGGCATTTAATGATTTAGTGaacagtattatataatattatatcatatactcagatgaattaaattaatatatgacattcatcacaaataaactactatcagtatcacataattatataatataccgCACAATTATACATATAGttaaggaatatttaaaaattaccaaagcaactatataataaaaattgtgCATATTCTTAGAAAGCACACTTATATTTATCtaatacatacaaattatgaatacaaaaagaCAGAATTTTCAAACTTCTCCATCTCATTTAAGAGGTGAGTTTTgactaatttcttaaaaacatactttgatTCTGTGTCTTTGATGTTATTTGGAAGCATGTTCCAATCCCGTataccattaaaataaaaagaagctgCTGTAAAACCACCATTATGTGGGACATAAAATTTTAAGTTGGATCTACTGCCATATAAGTGAACTTCGTTACATTTGGCAAAATTATCCTTCATATAACTTGGACACTTGTCATAAAATATCTTGTGTTCATGATTTAGCCTAAGTTGTCTACATCTTTGTTCGACATTTAAAAAACCAAGATCAGCAAAACTTGCCACTGAAAGCGAGGTTctacaatgaaaattattaataaaacgaacaattttattttgtgccACCTGGAGTGTATTTTTAGACTTCATGGTAAGGCCACAGTACCAAGATGATGAAGCATAGTCAAGATGACATTGAACtaatgcattacaaagagtTTTCCTAagagatttgtttaaaaattcacGCTGTCTATATAAAAATTTGATTCTAGAGTTAACCCTCTTAACAATATTGTTCACAGTAGATGTACCTGACAAATCAGAGTCCAAAATTGACCCAAGATATTTGACTGAATCTTGAGACTTGATTTCATGACCATTACATTGAATGCTGAAATCCCCTATTTTGCCAAGTTTACGTTTGGAGCCAAAAAGAATGCATTCGGTTAACAACATGCTGCAATTTTTGCAATTGTTGACCAAGAACTTGTCTAATAATATTAGGGTCTTTATGAGAAAATAAGATAGCGCTGTCATCAGCATAAAGTATAAGTTTGCATTTAGAACTGATGCTTGTATTCATGTCATTAATGTAGCATAAAAACAGCAGAGGACCTAATATACTTCCTTGAGGTACACCACACACAACTTGATCAGAATCTGGTTTGGTATTGTTAACATGAACAGACTGTTTTCTGTCGGTTAGGTATGAGCGAAACCACTCCACCGACTCCACACCCAAGACCTGTAGCTTTCGGCATAAGATATCATGCTCTACTGTGTCGAAAGCTTTTTGCAGATCCAACATGATCATGCCAGTAAATAAATCTTTAGAAGATTGTCTACGTATATAATCTGTAAGGTGTATTAGGCAGGAGTCGGCAGAGTAGTTACCACGGAACCCGCCTTGATATTCATacaacaaaccattttttactAAGGATTCCAGCTGAGTGTAGACAGCTCGCTCAAGAATTTTGGACACAATTGATAAAATGCTAACAGGCCTATAATTTGAAACTTCTGACCtactatttttcttaaaaagcgGTTTGACCTTGGCACTCTTTAAGTCATTTGGCACGCTTTCATTAACAATAgaactatttattaaaaatgtgataTGTATCTTAATAAAAGGAGCTGTATGCTTTAGAAATCTAGCAGGAATATCATCAAGCCCAGtgctttttgaacaatttagtttGGATAATTCATTCAGGACAAATTGCTCTGAAACAGTATGTAGTTTAAAGGATTTTGACTCAGGGTTTCCCTGCTTGtagaacatttgaaaaacactAGATGAAACACTGAACAAATTTGATGCAACAGGCAGTTTCTCCACCAGAACTGATGCGACCGTAgtcaaaaaatgattaaaatgatttgcTATTGTTTTAGCGTCAAAACACAGTTTGTCACCTATGTTAAGAACTACATTAGGTGACGATTTACTATTACTGTATCCTAGATCTTTTAACTGAGACCACATACTTTTTGGATTGTGTTCATTTTCTTCTAGTTTGTTGCATATATACTCAGATTTGGCTTTCTTAACAGCTTTTTGAACTTTATTTCTAAATGAGCAAAAGAGCTTGTAAAAATCTGTATTGCCTGTTTTCCTAAACTTATACTTATAAAAATCCCTATTCTTTATAAGGTCCAATATATCAGAATCAATCCAAGGCtcacttctttgttttaaacgtACTTCTTTAATAGGAGCactaatttcatttattttgtgatCAAATCATTCATTTAATAGACAGTAAATCAGCCTTCAAATTCTgcggagggcacaaataccgaacacttaaaaagtaaaaaaaatctaagataATAccctatttttaaaaagttgtgcTAATTACTTTGACAGAATGTTGACACATTAATTAAAGATGCTCTATATACGAAATTTTAACTTACTTAAACAAatactctccaagataattgttaACAAATCTTCAAATGTGTTCGGCTTTGTGAACTTAAAACAGTTTGCTTCATAaaggttttatgttttaaaattttaaatggaatgatcaaaaaatgaaaaagttaccGATACCATTTTACCACTAGACGTTTTGATTTACAATAATTGCTTCCTGTCGGCGGAATTTTTCAAAACGAAGTTGTCAGAATATGTTACCTCAcatctgggagtaggattattggtcccagctCACATGGAATCATAAAGCGCaaactgacagtcttactaccgATATCGTTAAAGCAAGTATTTCAGTATCATTTGCTCCGAAAGTTATTGAGTTcgcttaatatttttattattatcaagtTTGTTATTCAATTTCGCGACAAAATTATGACCAAGCGGTTAAGCAGGTGATGTCAGGTAATAATTCCGATCACGacattttgcattgtttttcatacatgccatatttctggagATTTTTCTTAGGGATTTTGTTCAGAATTCCAGTTGAACTTGATTTTAACatgagattttttatttaattttgcactTCTGTATGAATTGCTCATAATTTTATGACTCATGAGACACGGTGATAAAaagatatgatttatttatagttGGCAAAGCATAAAACAAATAGCATAAGCTGGCAGATATAACCGactatattttacataatgtagaaatatcttgttgttgttgaagtAATATAACTGATGTTTATTGgctctaaaaataaaatgaatagaTAAGATGACGTGAGTAATCATGACATACTTTTACTTGGATATACTGATTAGgaatgaattaaaattatttaaatataaacgcAGAAAACTGAAAGAAATTAACTTATGGTCAAAAGTCATCTTCACCTTCATACTAGctaattttaattgtatgtaACTGATTCTGATACAGTAATGATTACAGATGAGTTTTGGATATTATAACCTTTGGAAATATACAATTCTTTGTATACAAAATACACTCATTTTTAAAGTGTTAACATAGAGTTATTATGTAGGCATACACAGCCCAGTTGCCTATGGTGAAGTTGTATTGccaaaactaaatgaaaaaagGCATTAACGGAGTCATGGATGGAGGCCATGACCCATCCATTACTAATTGCAGTGTAGTCTGAATTtatccaggctaaccatcataaaaaaagcctggacggcattttagaatgattACCAGAACTGCCAACATGTTggtaaaacatgttatttctgattttctttttaattaattttgcaCTACATGCTTTGGTAGttcacacatttatttttagacatttttttacTAACAATTTGTCGCCGAATATCGGCCTTTTCACAATCGCCAAAAACgctaaaaattcaaaaatatgaagaaaaattcACAATTCCGAAAGGCTACTT from Mya arenaria isolate MELC-2E11 chromosome 3, ASM2691426v1 harbors:
- the LOC128229330 gene encoding AN1-type zinc finger protein 2A-like isoform X2; translation: MELPHLGTHCHQKDCKQLDFLPMKCDACSMIFCNDHIHYATHSCPESYKKDNQVPVCPLCNKPIPLKKGEVPDVVVGRHIDSDCQSDPAKERRKVYTNKCSMKGCKVKEMIPVKCDKCQQNYCLRHRFEDDHQCEGFENTGRSMSNTGMAALFRSKPTSSGSSKTKANNQAPQNRAQNNLTRGLGSELNRQREERIRQQQQQQRQDVQRSQTQAEKQLRAAQAGLSEEELMARAIQQSLSETQQPANTNQGEGISQEEEDRLLAQALAASEEEARRQRNNTQEEVIIIS